A region from the Mesorhizobium sp. J8 genome encodes:
- a CDS encoding phytochelatin synthase family protein, with amino-acid sequence MKLPDNLTGFSSPAGESFLAESTAKEAYFPLASNFLTQKTQAYCGVASIVMVLNALNVPAPSVPEYEPYKTFTQDNVLNEHTEAILPRQVLDKQGMTLDQIGAILSTQPIKAEVRHASDASLEQFRTQASSFLAKPGHFVIVNYVRKAMGQEKGGHISPLAAYDEKADKFLILDVARYKYPPVWVTTADLFGAMNTVDSDNENKTRGYVLISAPLGE; translated from the coding sequence TTGAAGCTTCCGGACAATCTGACGGGGTTCAGCTCTCCTGCCGGCGAGAGCTTTCTTGCCGAAAGCACAGCGAAGGAAGCCTATTTCCCCCTTGCGAGCAATTTTCTCACGCAAAAGACGCAGGCCTATTGCGGCGTGGCCAGCATCGTCATGGTGCTGAATGCGCTCAACGTTCCTGCGCCTTCAGTGCCCGAATACGAACCTTACAAGACGTTCACGCAGGACAATGTCCTGAACGAGCATACGGAGGCCATTCTTCCTCGCCAGGTCCTGGATAAGCAGGGAATGACGCTCGACCAGATCGGGGCCATTCTTTCCACCCAGCCGATCAAGGCCGAGGTCCGCCACGCCTCGGATGCCAGCCTTGAGCAGTTCCGCACCCAGGCCAGTTCGTTCCTCGCCAAACCCGGACATTTCGTCATCGTCAACTATGTGCGCAAGGCGATGGGCCAGGAGAAAGGCGGGCATATATCCCCGCTGGCCGCCTACGACGAGAAAGCGGACAAGTTCCTGATCCTCGATGTCGCCCGCTACAAATACCCGCCGGTGTGGGTGACGACGGCCGACCTGTTCGGAGCGATGAACACGGTCGACAGCGACAATGAGAACAAAACCCGCGGATATGTGCTGATATCGGCGCCTTTGGGAGAGTAA
- the efp gene encoding elongation factor P — MVKVIASSLRKGNVVDKDGKLYVILFAENIHPGKGTPVTQLDMRRIGDGVKVSERYRTTEMVERAYVEEREHTFLYSDGEGFHFMNPESYDQVVASEAVVGDMAPYLQEGMAVQLAQFNGVPISLTLPQRAVFEVVETEPVTKGQTASSSYKPAVLSNGVRTAVPPHISAGTRIVVMTADGSYVERAKD; from the coding sequence GTGGTCAAGGTCATCGCCAGTTCCTTACGCAAAGGCAACGTCGTCGATAAGGACGGCAAGCTCTATGTCATCCTCTTTGCCGAAAACATCCACCCTGGCAAGGGCACGCCGGTGACCCAGCTCGACATGCGCCGCATCGGCGACGGGGTGAAGGTGTCGGAACGCTATCGCACGACCGAAATGGTCGAGCGCGCCTATGTCGAGGAGCGCGAGCACACCTTCCTCTATTCCGACGGCGAAGGTTTTCACTTCATGAACCCGGAAAGCTACGACCAGGTCGTGGCTTCCGAGGCCGTGGTCGGCGACATGGCGCCCTATCTGCAGGAAGGCATGGCCGTGCAGCTCGCGCAGTTCAACGGCGTGCCGATCTCGCTGACGCTGCCGCAGCGCGCCGTCTTCGAGGTGGTGGAAACCGAGCCGGTCACCAAGGGCCAGACGGCGTCTTCCTCCTACAAGCCCGCCGTGCTCTCCAACGGCGTGCGCACCGCCGTGCCGCCGCATATCTCCGCCGGCACCCGCATCGTGGTGATGACCGCCGACGGTTCCTACGTCGAGCGCGCCAAGGACTGA
- the epmA gene encoding EF-P lysine aminoacylase EpmA gives MTAASPWWTPDVHADRRPRLMARNAIAAALRGWFAERDFIEVTTSALQVSPGNEAHLAAFATEAIGPDASRRPLYLHTSPEFACKKLLAAGEKRIFSLGPVWRNRERGPLHHPEFTMLEWYRVGETYERLMDDCAEFLALAAEKAGARSFRFRGREADPFAEPERLSVAEAFTRHAGIDLLATVSADGGTDRDALHGALVRAGLRTAPDDNWADLFSRVMVERIEPALGQGRATILYGYPISEAALARPSAEDPRVAERFELYCCGVELANAFGELTDAAEQRRRFAAEMDEKERVYGERYPLDEDFLAALALMPQASGSALGFDRLVMLATGAARIEDVIWAPVAD, from the coding sequence ATGACCGCCGCTTCGCCCTGGTGGACGCCTGATGTCCATGCCGACCGCCGGCCGCGGCTGATGGCGCGCAATGCCATTGCCGCGGCGCTGCGCGGCTGGTTCGCGGAGCGCGATTTCATCGAGGTGACGACCTCGGCGTTGCAGGTCTCGCCGGGCAACGAGGCGCATCTCGCCGCCTTCGCCACCGAGGCGATCGGGCCGGACGCATCGCGTCGGCCGCTCTATCTCCACACCTCGCCCGAATTCGCCTGCAAGAAGCTGCTGGCCGCCGGCGAGAAGCGCATCTTCAGCCTCGGTCCGGTCTGGCGCAACCGCGAGCGCGGACCGCTGCATCACCCCGAGTTCACCATGCTCGAATGGTATCGCGTCGGCGAAACTTACGAGCGCCTGATGGACGACTGTGCCGAATTCCTGGCGCTCGCCGCGGAAAAGGCCGGCGCCAGGAGTTTCCGTTTTCGCGGCCGCGAGGCCGATCCGTTCGCCGAGCCGGAGCGGCTGAGCGTGGCGGAGGCTTTCACGCGCCATGCCGGTATCGACCTGCTCGCGACCGTTTCAGCCGACGGCGGCACCGACCGCGACGCGCTTCATGGAGCGCTGGTCCGGGCCGGCCTGCGCACCGCGCCTGACGACAATTGGGCCGATCTCTTTAGCCGGGTGATGGTGGAAAGGATTGAGCCGGCGCTGGGGCAGGGGCGGGCCACCATCCTCTACGGCTATCCGATATCCGAGGCGGCGCTCGCCCGGCCGAGCGCCGAGGACCCGCGCGTCGCCGAGCGCTTCGAGCTCTATTGCTGCGGCGTCGAGCTCGCCAACGCCTTCGGCGAGCTCACCGACGCGGCCGAACAGCGCCGCCGCTTTGCCGCCGAGATGGACGAGAAGGAGCGCGTCTATGGCGAGCGCTATCCGCTGGACGAGGATTTCCTCGCGGCTTTGGCCCTCATGCCTCAGGCCAGCGGCTCGGCCCTCGGCTTCGATCGGCTGGTGATGCTGGCGACCGGAGCTGCCAGGATCGAGGACGTCATCTGGGCGCCGGTGGCCGACTGA
- a CDS encoding TldD/PmbA family protein has translation MADKLDAAKLTDRVAALVEAAKRAGADAADAVAVRGRSTGVSVRLGKVEGTESSESEDVSLRVFVGQRVASVSATAASDPKALAERAVAMAKVSPEDPYQGLADPALLARNLRDLDLFDPTEVSADQLKEAALAAEAAALAVKGVTNSSGSSAGAGLGGLVLATSHGFVGQYVASRFSRSTSVIAGEGTAMERDYEFSSRQHFADLDAPEEIGRKAGERAVRRLGARKAATGPVDVVFDPRVARGIAGHLAGAINGAAVARKTSFLRDMMGREVASAAITVTDEPLRRRGQASRPFDGEGVEGEKLLMVDKGVLNHWFLSTSAARELGLVTNGRGSRSGSSVSPSSTNLAIEPGERSPEDLIASLKRGFYVTEVFGQGVDMVTGEYSRGASGYWIENGALAYPVAEVTIASNLKTMFLNMVPANDLDRNFGTAAPTLLIEGMTLAGA, from the coding sequence ATGGCCGATAAGCTCGACGCAGCGAAATTGACCGATCGCGTCGCGGCGCTCGTCGAGGCCGCCAAGCGCGCCGGCGCCGACGCGGCCGACGCGGTGGCGGTGCGCGGCCGCTCGACCGGCGTCTCGGTCCGGCTGGGGAAGGTCGAGGGCACCGAATCCTCGGAGAGCGAGGACGTTTCGCTGCGCGTCTTCGTCGGCCAGCGCGTGGCCAGCGTCTCGGCGACCGCCGCCTCCGATCCCAAGGCGCTCGCCGAACGTGCCGTGGCCATGGCCAAGGTCTCGCCCGAGGATCCGTATCAGGGCCTTGCCGATCCGGCGCTGCTTGCTCGTAATTTGCGCGATCTCGATCTCTTCGACCCGACAGAAGTTTCGGCCGACCAGCTCAAGGAGGCAGCCCTTGCCGCCGAAGCGGCCGCGTTGGCCGTCAAGGGCGTCACCAATTCCTCGGGCAGCAGCGCCGGCGCCGGCCTGGGCGGCCTGGTTCTCGCCACCTCGCATGGTTTTGTCGGCCAGTACGTCGCCTCGCGCTTCTCGCGTTCGACCAGCGTCATTGCCGGTGAGGGAACCGCAATGGAGCGCGACTATGAATTCTCCTCGCGCCAGCATTTCGCCGACCTCGACGCGCCGGAAGAGATTGGCCGCAAGGCCGGTGAACGCGCGGTGCGCCGTCTCGGAGCCCGCAAGGCGGCGACCGGCCCGGTCGACGTGGTGTTCGATCCGCGCGTGGCGCGCGGCATAGCCGGCCATCTCGCCGGCGCCATCAACGGTGCGGCGGTAGCCCGCAAGACCAGCTTCCTGCGCGACATGATGGGCAGAGAGGTGGCTTCGGCCGCGATCACCGTCACCGACGAGCCTTTGCGGCGGCGCGGCCAGGCCTCGCGCCCCTTCGACGGCGAAGGGGTCGAAGGCGAGAAGCTGCTGATGGTCGACAAGGGTGTCTTGAACCACTGGTTCCTGTCGACCTCGGCCGCGCGCGAGCTTGGCCTCGTCACCAATGGGCGCGGCTCGCGCAGCGGCTCGTCGGTCTCGCCGTCCTCGACCAACCTTGCCATCGAGCCCGGCGAGCGTTCGCCGGAAGACCTCATCGCATCGCTGAAACGTGGCTTCTATGTCACCGAGGTCTTCGGCCAGGGCGTCGACATGGTGACCGGTGAATACAGCCGCGGCGCCTCCGGCTACTGGATCGAGAACGGCGCGCTGGCCTATCCGGTGGCCGAGGTGACGATCGCTTCGAACCTGAAGACCATGTTCCTCAACATGGTGCCGGCGAACGACCTCGACCGCAATTTCGGCACGGCGGCGCCGACGCTCCTGATCGAAGGGATGACCCTTGCCGGCGCTTGA